The Candidatus Binatia bacterium nucleotide sequence GCTGACGCCGCCGACGAGCAAGCTGCCCTCGCAGCCCGCGACGCAGGCGGTCGCGAGAGCGCACGCGGTCGTGAAGACGGCGGCGAGCGCGCTCGCCCTCGAGGTCGGTGCCGGCACGGCAGCGCCTTGCATGCGCGAGCCGCGTCGCGCTTGCAAGCGGGCGCGGACTCGCGCACGTCGTCCTCACATGCGCGCGCTGCTCGACGCCACCACGCCGCTCGGCGCAGCGCTGCGCACGACGCTCGCCGCGACGCTGGCGATGGCGCTCGCCCTCGCGCTGCACGTCGAGGTGCCGGCGCTCGCGGTCGTCTTCGTGCTCGCGCGTGGCACCGCGGGCGCCGTCGCCATGCTCGGCGGAGCGGTGGTCGGCAACCTCGCGGCCATCGCTCTTCTCGCGTCGTTCGATCAGAGCCGGGCCGCGTTCTCGCTCGCGCTGCTCGCCCTCACCACGCTCGCCGGCTACGCGTCGCTCGGACGGCGCTACCCGTACGCGTTCGTCCAGTTTCAGCTCAGCTTGCTGATCCTCGTCGGGCAGGCGCTCGATGCGCCCGATCGCGCCGTGCTGCACGCGTTCTACGATCTGGCGAACGTCGCGATCGCGGCGTTTGCGACGTTCGTCGCCGGCGCGTCGCAGCCCTTCGCCGTCCCCGAGCAGCTTCGGCGCGCGCTGGCTGCGGCGCTGCGCGCGTTGCCGTCGCTCTGCGATCCGGCGACGGCGGACGACGCGGCCGTGCGGCTCCAGCTCCTCGTGTTGCGCGCGCGTCGGCTGCTCGCGCAGGCGTGGCCGACGCGGCTCACCTCGCGCGCGCGCCATCGCGCGCTCGACGCGGCCGTGACGGCGGTCGACGATCTCGTGCGCGCGCTGCTCGCGCTCCGTGCGCTCGCGCGCTCGCGCACGAGCGCGTCGGGTACGGCGCACGATCTCGAGCGCGCGTGCGCGGACCTCGCGACGGGCGCGGCCGCGTTCGCGCCGCTCGTGGTACCGTCGCGTCCCGGACCCGAGGACGCCGCCGCGCTGCGCGACGAGGCACGCGCGCACGCGCTCCTCACCCGGCGCGCGGTGCTCGCCGTCGAGCAGCAGGACACCGCTGCTGCACGGCTCGCGCAGGTGGCACGCGACGCGCTCATGCGCCTCGCGCTCCTCGCGCCGCTGCTGCCGCCCGGCGCCGCGAGCGAGAGCCGGCTCGCCTCGCTCGAGGATCGCGGCGCGCTTCCGCCGGCAACGCGCGACCGTCCGCCGCTCGACCGCTACCGGCTGCGCCATGCCGTCAAGGCGGCCGCGTCCTACCAGCTCGTACTCTGGGCGTGGGTCGCCGCCGAGTGGGGCGCGATCGTTCCGGCCTTCGTCGTCTCGGTGCTGGTCGCGACGCTCGCGACACCGCTCGGCGCGACGCTGCGCAAGGCCGCGCTGCGCGTCGGCGGCGTGCTCGCAGGCGGTCTCGTCGGGCTCGCGATCTCGATCGTCCTTCTGCCGTACGTGACCGAGCTGTGGACGATCTGCGTCGTCGTGGCGCTGCCGCTGTTCGCGTTCTTGCTTCTGCAGCAGCGCAGCGAGCGGCTCGCGTTCGCATCGCTGCAGGCGGCGATCGCTTTGAGCTTGACGCTGGTGCACGGACCCGCGCCGTCGCCCACCTGGCGCGCGCCGCTCGAGAGCCTGATCGGCCTCGCGTTCGGCATCGTCGTGGTCGTCGGCGTGATGCACGCGGTGTGGCCGATCGACGCCGTGACGTCGGCGCGGCGAACGCTCGCGGCGCTGGTGGCCGGCAGCACGCGCCGGCTCGCCGCCCTGCTCGGCTCGGGCGAGCCTGACGAGGCCCACGACGCCGCCGCGGCGCGGCTCGACCGCGAGCACGCCGCGGGCTTCGCGCACGAGGTCGAGCTCTACGGCGGACAGTTCGGGCGGCCGCCGGGGCAGCTCGCCCGACTCGTCCGCCTCGCCTGCGAGGTCGACGCGCTCGCGTGGACGTCGTGGGGAGCGCGCTCCGCCGAGCGCACGACGGCGCTGCCGGCCGAGCGCGCGAAGCCGCTGCCAGACGACGCCGCGCGCGAGCTCGCGAGCGCCGCCGCCGCCCTCGAGGAGGCGGGCACGGAGATCGCGCGCGCGCTCGTCGCCTTGCCGGGCGAGCTCGAGACGTCCGCGCTCGACGCCGCCCTGCAGCGGCTGCGCTCGTCCTGCGCG carries:
- a CDS encoding FUSC family protein; this encodes MRALLDATTPLGAALRTTLAATLAMALALALHVEVPALAVVFVLARGTAGAVAMLGGAVVGNLAAIALLASFDQSRAAFSLALLALTTLAGYASLGRRYPYAFVQFQLSLLILVGQALDAPDRAVLHAFYDLANVAIAAFATFVAGASQPFAVPEQLRRALAAALRALPSLCDPATADDAAVRLQLLVLRARRLLAQAWPTRLTSRARHRALDAAVTAVDDLVRALLALRALARSRTSASGTAHDLERACADLATGAAAFAPLVVPSRPGPEDAAALRDEARAHALLTRRAVLAVEQQDTAAARLAQVARDALMRLALLAPLLPPGAASESRLASLEDRGALPPATRDRPPLDRYRLRHAVKAAASYQLVLWAWVAAEWGAIVPAFVVSVLVATLATPLGATLRKAALRVGGVLAGGLVGLAISIVLLPYVTELWTICVVVALPLFAFLLLQQRSERLAFASLQAAIALSLTLVHGPAPSPTWRAPLESLIGLAFGIVVVVGVMHAVWPIDAVTSARRTLAALVAGSTRRLAALLGSGEPDEAHDAAAARLDREHAAGFAHEVELYGGQFGRPPGQLARLVRLACEVDALAWTSWGARSAERTTALPAERAKPLPDDAARELASAAAALEEAGTEIARALVALPGELETSALDAALQRLRSSCATLGARAGEHGLAEITEFSAIATCVARVLDELRDGLAGPMGETLASRRAA